One stretch of Muribaculum intestinale DNA includes these proteins:
- a CDS encoding ATP-binding protein — protein MTIEDILTREEGQTFDCKSFAIDPKGLAVTFVAMANADGGELAVGISDRKREIEGVCSSEKHLNELLRVPYDYCNPTVKATFDLIDCTNRNGESDKVLLFHIQPSVDLHATQNDECYLRIGDKSRKLTFLERMQLMYDKGVQSFEDTPVSDATIDDLDLTAVKDYMNVLGYGKSAMEFLTENYDYVKDSDSGQRISAAAILLFGKNPQRFFPRARIRFIKYRGTEEKVGAEMNVVKDIIFEGTILNQINKMVELLELQIDEPTYLGQDGRFVTKREYPHFVLQELTVNSECHRDYAIRGTEIQVKMFDDRLVFESPGTLPGNVKPDNIRHTHFSRNPHIAQFLKAYKFVKEFGEGVDRMSREMEAVDMLPPTYHLDAFILKVTARACPPVNKTSKENDVPVNVPVNVPVNVPVNLSETQKRALEIIKSNPNVTHRELASLMTVTEKTARRTTKALREMDLVIRIGSDKNGHWEVKS, from the coding sequence ATGACTATTGAAGACATATTGACCCGTGAGGAAGGTCAGACTTTTGATTGCAAGAGCTTTGCAATCGATCCGAAAGGTCTGGCCGTCACTTTTGTGGCTATGGCTAATGCTGACGGTGGCGAACTCGCAGTAGGTATCTCTGACCGTAAACGGGAGATTGAGGGAGTATGTTCAAGCGAGAAGCATTTGAATGAGCTACTCCGTGTGCCATACGATTACTGCAATCCTACGGTCAAGGCCACGTTTGACTTAATCGACTGTACTAACAGAAATGGTGAGTCTGACAAGGTATTGCTATTTCATATTCAGCCGAGCGTTGATCTCCACGCCACCCAGAATGATGAGTGTTATCTGAGAATAGGTGATAAGTCGCGAAAACTGACTTTTTTGGAGCGTATGCAATTGATGTACGACAAAGGGGTGCAGTCTTTCGAGGATACTCCGGTATCAGATGCCACCATTGATGATTTGGATCTGACTGCTGTAAAGGATTACATGAATGTCCTCGGTTATGGTAAGTCTGCCATGGAGTTCTTGACCGAGAACTACGATTATGTAAAGGATTCCGATTCAGGCCAACGGATAAGTGCGGCTGCTATTCTTTTGTTCGGAAAGAACCCTCAACGATTCTTTCCGCGTGCAAGAATCCGCTTCATAAAATATCGAGGTACAGAGGAGAAAGTCGGAGCTGAGATGAATGTTGTAAAAGACATTATTTTTGAAGGCACCATTCTTAATCAGATAAACAAGATGGTTGAACTGCTTGAATTGCAGATTGATGAGCCAACCTATCTCGGTCAGGACGGACGGTTTGTAACCAAACGGGAATATCCTCATTTTGTACTACAAGAGCTTACGGTCAACTCCGAATGCCACCGTGATTATGCGATTCGCGGCACTGAAATACAAGTAAAGATGTTTGACGACCGTCTTGTATTTGAGAGTCCCGGCACATTGCCCGGCAATGTAAAGCCTGACAACATCCGTCACACACATTTCTCACGTAATCCTCACATCGCACAGTTTCTGAAAGCATACAAGTTTGTAAAGGAATTTGGCGAAGGTGTTGACCGCATGAGCAGAGAAATGGAAGCAGTGGATATGCTGCCGCCTACTTACCATCTCGATGCCTTTATATTAAAGGTTACTGCCCGAGCTTGTCCGCCGGTAAATAAGACATCTAAGGAGAATGATGTCCCTGTAAATGTCCCTGTAAATGTCCCTGTAAATGTCCCTGTAAATCTTTCAGAGACACAAAAAAGAGCCTTAGAAATAATAAAATCCAATCCAAATGTAACTCATAGAGAGCTTGCCTCCCTTATGACTGTCACTGAAAAAACAGCAAGGAGGACAACAAAGGCTCTTCGTGAAATGGATTTAGTAATCAGGATTGGCAGCGACAAAAACGGTCATTGGGAAGTCAAATCCTAA
- a CDS encoding ISAs1 family transposase, which produces MQIEIFSKVKDPRDLGKVKHELEDVLRMALIGVLCDCEDCDDISDMVTDREEEFKAAGLLKLSNGVPCGDTILRVVESVNPAQLRASLDCCRGHIIESLCGNQVIIDGKKLRGENPRSPGCHGLYILNAWVSETEICVAEKPVDGKTNELTVLPSVLSSLWLTGALVSVDAMGTHRNIAEQIILQGGDYLMALKDNQPILKGLTESIFSRTTPISVYTTEEKGHGRVEKRTCSIMDTTLLEQEGMYEKWPGLKRIIKMERERTENGARSRETIYYLSSVEKDEASYYAMRIRAHWGIENKLHWHLDVTFREDMCRVRAKNGAVNFSAMRKYALEMLKKQNDKLSLKRRRKKCMWSTEYLYKVFKDS; this is translated from the coding sequence ATGCAAATAGAAATTTTCAGCAAAGTAAAAGACCCGCGTGACTTGGGCAAGGTTAAACATGAGCTCGAGGATGTGCTCCGAATGGCACTCATCGGCGTGTTGTGTGATTGTGAGGACTGTGACGACATATCGGATATGGTTACAGACCGAGAGGAAGAATTCAAGGCCGCCGGATTGCTGAAGCTTAGCAACGGCGTCCCGTGTGGTGACACGATACTTCGTGTTGTAGAGTCTGTCAATCCCGCTCAGCTCCGGGCAAGTCTTGATTGCTGCCGAGGCCACATAATCGAATCCCTGTGCGGCAATCAGGTCATCATTGACGGTAAGAAACTGCGGGGTGAAAATCCCAGGAGTCCCGGATGCCACGGACTGTATATCCTCAATGCGTGGGTATCTGAAACAGAAATCTGCGTTGCCGAAAAGCCGGTGGATGGCAAGACCAACGAACTTACGGTTCTGCCGTCCGTATTGTCCTCTTTATGGCTTACAGGGGCATTGGTTTCAGTCGACGCAATGGGGACCCACCGTAATATCGCAGAACAGATCATACTCCAGGGCGGCGACTATCTGATGGCGCTTAAAGACAATCAGCCGATACTCAAGGGCTTGACGGAAAGTATCTTTAGTCGCACTACTCCAATATCGGTATACACAACCGAGGAAAAGGGGCACGGAAGAGTTGAGAAGAGAACCTGTTCAATTATGGATACGACACTTTTGGAACAGGAGGGAATGTACGAGAAGTGGCCCGGTCTTAAACGTATCATAAAGATGGAGCGTGAGCGTACTGAGAACGGTGCCCGCTCGCGTGAAACAATCTACTATCTCAGCAGCGTGGAGAAAGATGAGGCTTCTTACTATGCGATGCGTATTCGTGCGCACTGGGGTATCGAGAACAAACTGCACTGGCATCTCGACGTGACGTTTCGGGAAGATATGTGCCGCGTACGCGCCAAGAATGGCGCTGTCAATTTTTCAGCGATGCGCAAGTATGCATTGGAAATGCTTAAAAAGCAGAACGATAAACTCAGCCTTAAACGAAGACGCAAAAAATGTATGTGGAGCACTGAATATCTGTACAAAGTCTTTAAGGATAGTTAA
- the gmd gene encoding GDP-mannose 4,6-dehydratase → MKKALITGVTGQDGSFLAELLLEKGYDVHGTIRRSSVDFRERIAHLEGHPNFHLHYADLGDSMSILQVVGKVRPDEIYNLAAQSHVQVSFDSPEFTADIDATGVLRVLEAVRLTGLKDTCRIYQASTSELYGKVEEVPQNENTPFHPYSPYAVAKQYGFWIVKEYREAYGMYCCSGILFNHESERRGETFVTRKITLAAARIAQGKQDKLYLGNLSSLRDWGYAKDYVECMWLILQHPTPEDFVIATGEQHSVREFCELAFRNVGIELRWEGEEENEKGIDAATGKVLIEVSPDFYRPTDVVNLWGDPTKARAKLGWNPQKTSFAELVKIMTDADMAKVAVERAGESVRTNLAEYLEKGIVK, encoded by the coding sequence ATGAAGAAAGCACTCATTACAGGGGTTACGGGTCAGGACGGCTCGTTCCTGGCAGAGCTTCTGCTCGAAAAAGGTTACGACGTGCATGGCACTATCCGCCGCTCGTCGGTTGACTTCCGTGAACGTATCGCCCATCTTGAGGGTCATCCCAATTTCCATCTCCACTATGCCGACCTCGGCGACTCGATGTCGATACTTCAGGTGGTAGGCAAGGTGCGCCCCGATGAAATCTACAATCTCGCAGCACAGAGCCACGTGCAGGTGTCGTTTGACTCGCCTGAGTTTACAGCCGACATCGATGCCACCGGAGTGCTTCGTGTGCTTGAGGCAGTGCGTCTGACCGGCCTTAAGGACACTTGCCGCATCTATCAGGCATCCACATCAGAGCTTTATGGAAAGGTAGAGGAAGTGCCTCAGAACGAGAACACCCCCTTCCATCCCTACAGCCCTTATGCAGTGGCCAAGCAGTATGGATTCTGGATTGTCAAGGAGTATCGCGAAGCCTACGGCATGTATTGCTGCTCGGGTATTCTCTTCAACCATGAGAGCGAGCGTCGCGGCGAGACTTTCGTCACCCGCAAGATAACCCTTGCCGCCGCCCGTATAGCCCAGGGGAAGCAGGACAAGCTCTATCTCGGCAACCTCTCTTCGCTGCGCGACTGGGGCTATGCCAAGGACTATGTGGAGTGTATGTGGCTCATTCTCCAGCATCCGACTCCCGAGGACTTCGTTATCGCCACCGGCGAGCAGCACTCCGTGCGCGAATTCTGCGAGCTTGCTTTCCGCAACGTCGGCATCGAACTGCGCTGGGAAGGTGAGGAAGAGAACGAAAAGGGTATCGACGCGGCTACCGGCAAGGTGCTTATCGAGGTATCGCCCGACTTCTACCGTCCGACCGACGTGGTAAATCTCTGGGGCGACCCCACAAAGGCCCGCGCAAAACTCGGCTGGAACCCGCAGAAGACATCGTTCGCCGAACTGGTGAAGATAATGACCGACGCCGACATGGCCAAGGTGGCTGTAGAGCGTGCCGGCGAAAGCGTGCGCACCAACCTCGCCGAATATCTTGAAAAGGGTATCGTTAAGTAA
- the rfbB gene encoding dTDP-glucose 4,6-dehydratase — protein sequence MNSFKRNIIVTGGAGFIGSHVVRLFVNKYPDYRIINVDALTYAGNLANLKDIEDAPNYLFVKADICDFDKMLSLVRDYGVDGIIHLAAESHVDRSIKDPFTFARTNVMGTLSLLQAAKIAWEERPEGYEGKLFYHISTDEVYGALELTHPDGLPSPFTTAASSSTNHHAYGEEFFLETTKYNPHSPYSASKASSDHFVRSYHDTYGMPVVITNCSNNYGPYQFPEKLIPLFINNIRHRKPLPVYGEGLNVRDWLFVEDHARAIDLIFHKGRIADTYNIGGFNEWRNIDIVKVLIRTVDRMLGNPEGYSDSLITYVTDRAGHDLRYAIDSRKLQRELGWEPTLQFEEGIERTVRWYLDNQEWLDSVTSGDYQSYYEQMYANR from the coding sequence ATGAACAGCTTCAAGCGTAACATAATCGTCACCGGTGGCGCCGGATTCATAGGGAGCCATGTGGTGCGCCTTTTTGTGAACAAGTATCCCGACTATCGCATAATCAATGTCGATGCACTTACATATGCCGGCAATCTGGCCAATCTGAAAGATATCGAGGATGCTCCGAACTATCTTTTTGTAAAGGCCGACATATGCGACTTCGACAAGATGCTCTCGCTTGTGCGCGATTATGGGGTGGACGGCATAATCCATCTTGCCGCCGAGAGCCATGTCGACCGGTCGATAAAAGACCCGTTTACATTCGCCCGTACCAATGTGATGGGCACTCTGTCGCTTCTGCAGGCTGCCAAAATAGCCTGGGAGGAACGTCCCGAGGGATATGAAGGCAAGCTGTTCTACCATATCTCGACCGATGAAGTATACGGAGCGCTTGAACTGACGCATCCCGACGGACTTCCGTCGCCGTTTACCACCGCGGCATCGTCGTCGACCAACCACCATGCCTACGGCGAGGAGTTTTTCCTTGAGACCACCAAGTATAATCCCCACTCTCCATATTCAGCCTCGAAGGCTTCGAGCGACCATTTCGTGCGCTCGTACCACGACACATACGGCATGCCTGTCGTTATTACCAATTGCTCAAACAACTACGGTCCGTATCAGTTCCCGGAAAAGCTGATACCACTGTTTATCAACAATATCCGTCACCGCAAGCCCCTGCCGGTGTATGGCGAGGGCCTCAACGTGCGCGACTGGCTCTTCGTGGAGGACCATGCCCGAGCCATTGACCTGATATTCCACAAGGGGCGTATTGCCGACACCTACAATATCGGCGGATTCAACGAGTGGCGCAACATTGATATCGTAAAGGTGCTGATACGCACAGTCGACCGTATGCTCGGCAATCCCGAAGGATACTCCGACAGCCTCATCACCTATGTCACCGACCGTGCGGGCCACGATCTGCGCTATGCCATCGACTCGCGCAAGCTACAGCGTGAACTCGGCTGGGAGCCGACACTACAGTTTGAGGAGGGGATAGAGCGCACGGTGCGCTGGTATCTTGACAACCAGGAGTGGCTCGACTCAGTTACCTCAGGCGACTATCAGAGCTACTACGAGCAGATGTACGCCAACCGCTAA
- a CDS encoding secondary thiamine-phosphate synthase enzyme YjbQ yields MIQQIEFTLRAYPRGIHLITGEILNKLPQLPEAGIINLLIKHTSAALALNENADPDVRSDLRSIFDRMVPENAPYYLHTDEGPDDMPSHAKSVIVGSTLTLPVTRGRLNLGTWQGIYLCEFRDYGGARSIVATVMS; encoded by the coding sequence ATGATACAACAGATAGAGTTTACACTGCGTGCTTATCCGCGCGGAATACATCTGATTACAGGAGAAATACTCAATAAATTGCCTCAACTCCCCGAGGCGGGAATAATCAATCTGCTGATAAAGCACACATCGGCGGCGCTGGCGCTCAACGAGAACGCCGACCCGGATGTGCGCAGCGACCTGCGCTCGATTTTCGACCGTATGGTGCCGGAGAACGCGCCCTATTACCTGCATACTGACGAAGGGCCCGACGATATGCCCTCTCATGCCAAATCGGTAATTGTGGGCTCGACGCTGACGCTCCCGGTCACAAGAGGGCGTCTCAATCTCGGCACATGGCAGGGAATCTATCTGTGTGAATTTCGCGACTACGGCGGTGCGCGCTCAATCGTGGCAACCGTTATGTCGTGA
- a CDS encoding TonB-dependent receptor plug domain-containing protein: protein MRHLVTVAAVCSALYAYALEEQPDSLFGELDEVVVTTPKGPRKLMGVTNSELITASELKRAACCNLGESFTTNPSVDVNYTDAATGARQIRLLGLSGSYVQMLTENIPNFRGAASPYGLGYIPGPWMQSIQVSKGASSVKNGYESITGQINVEMKKPQLDPSLSVNGYYDMMNKLELNADGNLHLGRNWSGGLLTHFENGFSGHDSNDDGFIDMPRVRQLSAMPRVAYLGRNYVFQAAAKILDERRISGQDTHHAHPSMMDMPLYEIRIDTRRWEAFAKNAYMFDRDNDGNVALILSGSRHDQDAAYGLRICNVDQREAYASLMFERKWRGVHALSAGLSFNYDYYRFHYRMQADGGLPLSRSVSREAVGGAYAQYTLNLDDKVVVMGGVRYDYSDVYGAMVTPRMHVRYNPSEAVTIHASAGKGYRSPHPLAEYSYLLASSRKIDIAPGLRREAARNFGAGAGWTLYPAGKRLQFSGEYYYTDFSDQLMLNLDRDPHAAYIYSDNGRSYSHSLQIEATFEPLSELSVTAAWRFTDVKADYTGHGLSQKPLTSRHKGLLTVGWSPDMGLWQVDATFVLNGPGRMPTPYEKADGTLSWPERYKAFPQLNAQVTRNFRHWAIYVGGENLTGFRQNNPIIGASDPWGPDFDATMIYGPLHGAMVYVGFRYNITKYL, encoded by the coding sequence ATGAGACATTTAGTTACTGTTGCCGCCGTTTGCTCGGCTTTGTACGCGTATGCTCTGGAGGAACAACCCGATTCGCTCTTTGGCGAACTCGACGAGGTGGTAGTGACTACTCCGAAAGGGCCACGGAAACTTATGGGAGTCACTAACTCAGAACTTATCACCGCTTCGGAGCTTAAGCGTGCGGCATGCTGCAATCTCGGCGAGAGCTTCACCACCAATCCGTCGGTCGACGTCAACTATACGGACGCCGCCACAGGCGCCAGGCAGATACGTCTGTTGGGGCTATCGGGCTCTTATGTGCAGATGCTTACCGAGAATATACCAAACTTCCGCGGAGCGGCGTCGCCCTACGGTCTCGGCTATATCCCGGGGCCGTGGATGCAGTCGATACAGGTGTCGAAAGGTGCATCTTCGGTAAAGAACGGCTATGAGTCGATAACCGGACAAATCAACGTGGAGATGAAAAAGCCCCAACTCGACCCGTCGCTGTCGGTAAATGGCTACTACGACATGATGAACAAACTTGAACTGAACGCCGACGGAAATCTCCATCTCGGACGCAACTGGAGTGGCGGGCTCCTCACACATTTCGAAAACGGATTTTCGGGACATGACAGCAACGACGACGGCTTTATCGACATGCCGCGTGTGCGTCAGTTGTCGGCGATGCCGCGTGTGGCTTATCTCGGCCGTAACTATGTGTTTCAGGCGGCGGCAAAAATACTCGACGAGCGCCGCATAAGCGGACAGGACACGCATCATGCCCATCCGAGCATGATGGATATGCCACTGTATGAAATCCGTATCGATACACGCCGTTGGGAGGCATTCGCGAAAAACGCCTATATGTTTGACCGCGACAACGACGGCAATGTGGCGCTTATACTTTCGGGCTCGAGGCACGACCAGGACGCAGCCTATGGCCTCCGCATATGCAATGTGGATCAGCGCGAGGCTTATGCATCGCTGATGTTCGAGCGCAAATGGCGCGGAGTCCATGCCCTAAGTGCCGGACTGTCGTTCAACTACGACTACTACCGATTTCACTACCGTATGCAGGCCGATGGCGGGCTGCCACTTTCGAGGAGTGTGAGCCGGGAGGCCGTAGGGGGCGCATACGCGCAGTATACTCTTAATCTTGACGACAAGGTTGTGGTGATGGGCGGAGTGCGCTATGATTATAGCGATGTATACGGGGCGATGGTGACACCGCGCATGCATGTGCGCTACAATCCGTCGGAAGCCGTCACTATCCATGCCTCTGCGGGCAAGGGATACCGCTCGCCTCATCCGCTTGCCGAATATTCCTATCTTCTCGCCTCGTCGCGCAAAATTGATATTGCGCCCGGGCTCAGGCGCGAAGCAGCCCGGAACTTCGGTGCCGGCGCCGGCTGGACACTGTATCCCGCAGGGAAGAGGCTCCAGTTTTCAGGCGAGTACTATTACACTGATTTTTCCGACCAGCTGATGCTCAATCTTGACCGTGACCCCCATGCGGCATATATCTACTCAGACAACGGGCGTTCGTATTCCCACTCTCTGCAGATTGAGGCTACCTTTGAGCCACTGAGCGAACTGAGCGTAACGGCAGCATGGCGATTTACCGATGTCAAAGCTGATTATACCGGACACGGACTCTCGCAAAAGCCTCTGACATCGCGCCACAAGGGTCTGCTGACTGTAGGATGGTCGCCCGACATGGGGCTATGGCAGGTGGATGCCACATTTGTGCTCAACGGCCCGGGCCGCATGCCGACGCCATATGAAAAAGCTGACGGTACCCTTTCGTGGCCCGAACGTTACAAGGCATTCCCACAGCTTAACGCTCAGGTGACACGCAACTTCCGACATTGGGCCATATATGTCGGAGGCGAAAATCTCACCGGATTCCGTCAGAACAATCCTATAATCGGAGCGTCAGACCCATGGGGTCCCGATTTTGATGCGACAATGATTTATGGTCCACTGCATGGAGCCATGGTATATGTGGGATTTCGCTACAATATCACCAAATATCTATGA
- a CDS encoding heavy-metal-associated domain-containing protein — protein MKNYIFAFLMMLVAVPAFMSAKDNNKATVVFTVSPKMTCQNCENKIKSNLRFEKGVSSIVTNLKEQTVTITYNPAKVSPERLTEAFKKIGYAATQCSEQCKDGDSLIPSAATGHCATSSSGSCCGAAKSKPACPAASPSK, from the coding sequence ATGAAGAATTATATTTTTGCGTTTCTGATGATGCTTGTGGCGGTCCCCGCGTTTATGTCGGCCAAGGACAACAATAAAGCCACGGTAGTGTTCACCGTAAGTCCGAAGATGACATGTCAGAACTGCGAGAACAAAATCAAGAGCAACCTGCGGTTTGAGAAAGGTGTAAGCTCGATTGTGACCAATCTGAAAGAGCAGACAGTAACCATAACCTACAATCCCGCAAAAGTCTCACCCGAGAGACTGACCGAGGCATTCAAAAAAATCGGTTATGCCGCCACACAATGCTCCGAGCAATGCAAGGATGGCGATAGTCTCATACCCTCTGCCGCTACGGGACATTGCGCGACATCATCCTCCGGCTCATGCTGCGGCGCGGCAAAGTCCAAGCCCGCATGTCCTGCCGCTTCACCGTCGAAGTAG
- a CDS encoding hemolysin family protein: MDDLIIIIALILLNGIFSMSEVALISARKSKLTADAKDGNRNAANALKLQSEPDRFLSTVQIGITLIGILTGLFSGATIATEVGDYLVRLGLAPKMAMNISRIFIVSIVTYLSIVVGELVPKRIGMGHADTIAKIVAGPMKMLSLITYPVVWLLSISTSAIVKIFRIGTGSTKVTEEEIKSLIHEGASSGEVREVEQDIMERALMMGDCRIESIMTSRKDVAALTVDMDQESIRNVLSDDLHSAYPVFDKEKEDICGVISLKQLVLSLGKPDFDIRKALTPAMCLPETMTVYDALETFKTSNAHSALVYDEYGTFQGIITLRDILDGLIGNITHDGDGPMIVKRPDTEEWLIDGQCPIYDFLAYFDCEDLYRPATYSTIAGLILEHLRRVPSEGDTIIWHSFRIEVADMDHVRIDKVAVSLISDSVSASN; the protein is encoded by the coding sequence ATGGACGACTTGATTATAATCATTGCATTGATTCTGCTCAATGGAATATTCTCCATGTCAGAAGTCGCACTTATCTCCGCTCGAAAATCAAAACTCACCGCTGATGCCAAAGATGGCAACAGAAACGCAGCCAATGCGTTGAAACTCCAGAGCGAGCCCGACCGTTTTTTGTCTACCGTACAGATAGGCATTACACTTATCGGCATTCTCACCGGCTTGTTTTCCGGGGCCACCATCGCTACCGAGGTCGGAGATTACCTTGTCCGCCTCGGCCTTGCTCCCAAAATGGCAATGAATATATCACGCATATTCATAGTGTCAATAGTCACATATCTCTCGATTGTTGTAGGCGAACTGGTGCCAAAGCGTATAGGAATGGGCCATGCCGACACAATTGCCAAGATTGTTGCCGGCCCGATGAAGATGCTCTCCCTCATCACCTATCCTGTCGTATGGCTCCTGTCCATATCTACTTCTGCCATCGTAAAGATTTTCAGAATCGGAACCGGCTCCACAAAAGTCACAGAGGAAGAGATTAAATCATTGATTCACGAAGGCGCATCTTCAGGCGAAGTCAGGGAAGTCGAACAGGATATCATGGAGAGGGCCCTGATGATGGGCGACTGCCGTATCGAATCCATTATGACCAGCCGCAAGGATGTGGCGGCGCTTACTGTAGATATGGATCAGGAAAGCATCCGCAACGTTCTTTCTGATGATCTCCACTCGGCGTATCCTGTCTTTGACAAAGAGAAAGAAGATATCTGTGGGGTGATTTCCCTGAAGCAGCTTGTACTGTCGCTCGGCAAACCCGACTTCGACATAAGAAAAGCACTGACTCCCGCCATGTGCCTTCCCGAAACCATGACAGTGTATGACGCACTTGAGACATTCAAAACCTCTAACGCCCATTCGGCTCTCGTATATGACGAATATGGCACTTTCCAGGGCATAATAACATTGCGGGATATTCTCGACGGACTTATTGGCAACATCACCCACGATGGAGACGGCCCCATGATAGTAAAACGTCCCGATACTGAAGAGTGGCTCATCGACGGACAATGCCCCATATACGATTTCCTCGCATATTTCGATTGCGAGGATTTATACAGACCGGCCACATATTCCACTATCGCCGGACTTATCCTGGAGCATCTGCGCAGGGTACCTTCCGAAGGCGATACGATAATATGGCATTCCTTCCGCATCGAAGTAGCCGACATGGACCATGTGCGCATCGACAAAGTTGCCGTATCGCTCATCTCCGATTCCGTGAGTGCCAGCAACTGA
- a CDS encoding IS982 family transposase — protein sequence MLTEDKITEIFVIADEFCKVFNAMLRRRGLSKIRTDRKREYHRDCRLSQAEVIVIMIMFHSSNHKCLKHFYLNEICQRYRHLFPETVSYNRFTELEKSVVVQFVIFVKKCLLGKCTGISFVDSTLLRVCRNQRIHMHKVFKGIAQRGKCSLGWFYGFKLHLICNDKGEILNFMITPGDVDDREPLKVKSFVEFIYGKMVGDKGYIGKDLFCKLFIDGIQLITKLKNNMKGGLRSMYDRILLRKRAIIETVNDQLKNIAQIEHSRHRSFPNFIVNLIGGIAAYCLFPKKPRINLERVYDNQLTLF from the coding sequence ATGCTCACCGAAGACAAAATTACTGAAATATTCGTGATTGCAGATGAATTCTGCAAAGTTTTTAATGCGATGCTCCGTCGCAGAGGTCTTTCGAAGATTCGTACGGACAGGAAGCGGGAATATCATCGAGATTGCCGTCTGTCGCAGGCGGAGGTCATTGTTATCATGATCATGTTCCACAGTTCCAACCATAAATGTCTCAAACACTTTTATCTGAACGAGATATGTCAGCGATACAGGCATCTGTTCCCCGAAACAGTCTCATACAACAGATTCACGGAGCTGGAGAAATCAGTGGTCGTTCAGTTCGTGATATTCGTAAAGAAATGTCTGCTGGGAAAATGTACCGGTATTAGTTTTGTCGACAGCACACTGCTACGTGTGTGCCGCAACCAACGGATACACATGCACAAGGTGTTCAAAGGAATAGCGCAACGTGGGAAGTGTTCGTTAGGTTGGTTCTACGGATTCAAGCTACATCTGATATGCAACGACAAGGGCGAGATTCTCAACTTCATGATCACTCCGGGAGATGTTGATGACCGGGAACCTCTGAAAGTGAAGTCGTTTGTCGAGTTCATATACGGCAAGATGGTCGGTGACAAAGGTTATATCGGCAAAGACCTGTTCTGCAAGCTGTTCATTGACGGAATCCAATTGATCACAAAACTGAAAAACAACATGAAAGGCGGTCTGAGATCAATGTATGACAGAATACTTCTGAGAAAACGGGCTATTATCGAAACTGTAAACGACCAACTCAAAAACATCGCTCAGATAGAACACTCGCGACACCGTTCATTTCCGAATTTCATCGTTAATCTCATTGGTGGGATAGCGGCTTATTGCCTGTTTCCAAAGAAACCGAGGATAAACTTAGAACGCGTGTATGATAATCAGCTGACTCTCTTTTGA
- a CDS encoding GIN domain-containing protein — MKKVIFTVITGVCIMAGASSCTRVVAASRNYVTRQVETGSFNGISTSNSVDVVYTQSTGSPRVEIYAPDNEIDRITVETRDGILRVGIKGDNNHKVWGSAKREVRVSAPAVNSLEASSSGDIILKNGMTSNGNITISVSSSSDVIGDNISCTGNIDLSASSSGDIKAGNMKCRNLTAAASSSGDVKIGTLSCDNFTAHAGSSGDVVVRMLTAQNVKAHANSSGDVKLSGTCVNAELNASSSGDINASGLKAKNISKSESSSGSVVYGN; from the coding sequence ATGAAGAAAGTTATTTTTACCGTAATTACAGGAGTTTGTATTATGGCAGGGGCCAGCTCATGCACAAGGGTCGTAGCCGCAAGTCGCAATTATGTAACGCGCCAGGTGGAGACAGGCAGTTTCAACGGCATCTCCACAAGCAATTCGGTCGATGTGGTATACACACAGTCGACAGGTAGCCCGCGCGTCGAAATATATGCTCCGGATAATGAGATTGACAGGATTACCGTAGAGACTCGCGACGGCATACTCCGCGTAGGCATAAAGGGCGATAATAACCATAAGGTATGGGGATCGGCAAAGAGAGAGGTGCGTGTGTCGGCTCCGGCGGTAAACAGCCTGGAGGCGTCGAGCAGCGGCGATATCATACTCAAGAACGGCATGACATCAAATGGCAATATCACAATAAGCGTAAGCAGTAGCAGCGATGTAATCGGCGACAATATATCCTGCACCGGGAATATTGATTTGTCGGCGTCGAGCAGCGGCGACATCAAGGCGGGAAATATGAAGTGCCGTAATCTTACGGCAGCGGCCTCGAGCAGCGGTGATGTGAAAATCGGCACTCTATCGTGTGACAACTTTACAGCACATGCAGGCAGCAGCGGCGATGTAGTGGTACGGATGCTTACCGCACAGAATGTGAAAGCCCATGCCAACAGCAGTGGTGACGTGAAACTTTCTGGAACGTGTGTCAATGCCGAGCTGAATGCCAGCAGCAGCGGTGACATCAATGCCTCGGGCCTGAAGGCAAAAAACATCAGCAAGAGCGAGAGCAGCTCGGGCTCTGTAGTCTACGGCAACTAA